The genomic segment TTTCGTCGAAGCCGCGCTGATCCGGCGCGGCGGCTGGGCACTGCACATGGTGCCGACACTGGAAGGCAGCTACGAGGAAGGACCGCCGACGCTGACCGACATGCTGGTGCGCGATCGCCGCTGGTGCCAGGGCAATCTGCAGCACGGCGGTGTGCTGCCCGCGCGCGGCCTGCACTGGGTCAGCCGCTGGCATCTGCTGATCGGCATCGGTCATTACCTCACCGCGCCGCTGTGGGCGATGCTGGTGCTGATCGGTCTGGCCGTGCCGCTGCAGCATGGCGCGTTCACTGACGGCCTGTCGCCGGCCGAATACTGGATGGCGATCGACGACGGCCGCTTTCTCGGTGTGTTCGTGCTGACGATGGTGATGCTGTTCGCGCCGAAGATCCTGGGCTACATCGCCACGCTCGCCGATGCACGCATGCGGCGCGGCGCCGGCGGTGCATTGCGTGGCTTCATCAGTCTGTTGATCGAGAATGTCCTCGCCGCGTTGATGGCGCCGATCACGATGTATGTGCAGTCGCGCGGCGTGGCCGAAGTGCTGGCGGGTCGCGATTCGGGCTGGGATGCGCAGCGTCGCGACGACGGACGTCAGACCTGGGGCGACCTGTGGCGCAACTATCGCGGCACCACACTGCTCGGCGTGATCATGGGTCTGGGCGCGTGGATGATGTCGCCGGGCCTGGCCTTGTGGATGTCGCCGATGATCGTCGGCCTCGTCGCCTCGATTCCGATCGTGCGGCTCACATCGTCGCGTCGCGTCGGCCTGGCGCTGCGTCGCGCTGGATTGTTCTCGACCCCCGAGGAACATTCGCCACCCGAGGTGCTCGTACGCGCCGCCGCGTTGCGTGCCGAAGCGCATCCGCCGGAAGTCGTGGCACCTTCGCCGGTGGCGCACGGCTAGTCGCGCGCGACGGAGCGCTTACACTGGTGTTTCCGACCGTTTCCCGACTGCGCATGGATTCCCAGACCTCCGTACTGCTCGACTGCATCGAACGCGAGACCGGCCCCGCACCGGCGTGGAGCGTGATCTGGCTGCACGGCCTCGGTGCCGACGCCAACGATTTCGTCCCGCTGGTCCCCGAGCTCCTGCGCAAGGACTGGCCGGCGATCCGCTTCGTGTTTCCGAATGCGCCGGTGCGCGCGGTGACGATCAACAACGGCGTGCGCATGCGCGCCTGGTACGACATCGTCGACTTCGATCTTGCCAACCGCGCCGATGAAGCGGGGGTGCTGGAATCGGTGGCGCAGATCGATGCGCTGATCCAGCGCGAAGCGACGCGGGGCATTCCGGCGTCGCGTGTGATTCTTGCGGGCTTCTCGCAGGGCGGCGCGGTCACGCTCGCAGCAGGCCTGCGTCGACGCGTGCCGCTTGCCGGTCTGGTCGCGTTGTCCACGTATCTGCCTGCCGCGCGCAATGCCGGTGCCGCACTGGTCGACGGCGCAGCGCGCCAGCCGGTGTTCATGGCGCACGGTACGCAGGATCCGGTGGTGCCGCTGGGGGCCGGTGAGCAGAGTGCCGCGTGGCTATGCCAGGCCGGCTTCGACATCGCCTGGCATCAGTACCCGATGCCGCATTCGGTCTGCGCCGAAGAGATCGCCGCCCTCGGCGACTGGTTCGACGCGCGGTTCGCGGCCGGCTGAGCATGGCCGCGCCGGCAGTCGACGGTCTCTGGTTGCCGGACCTGTGCCGTCTGCCGCGTCTGCTGACGATGCTGGGCCTTGCCCAGCTCACCGTACTCGTGGTGCTGCTGGTGCCGAATCCCGCGGCGCCCTGGGATCTGTCCGCGTTCGTCTCCGCGAGCGGTTACGCGTTGTGGCTCGCGCTGTCGGTCTCGGTACTGCTGTGCGCATGCCGGCGACCGCTGTCGCGGTTTCCCGTGCGTCTCGGCGCGTTGATCGCGGTTGCCCTGGCGATGGCGGTCGCGGTGGTCGCCTCGGCGATCGTGCACGGTCTGTTCGCGAGCGTCGGCGGCACGACTGCGTTGCCGGGCTTCGGTCGATTCGTCGGCGGCAGTGGCGCGGTCGTCGCGCTGCTCACCGGCATCGCGCTGCGCTATTTCTACGTCATCGA from the Luteimonas fraxinea genome contains:
- a CDS encoding alpha/beta hydrolase; translation: MDSQTSVLLDCIERETGPAPAWSVIWLHGLGADANDFVPLVPELLRKDWPAIRFVFPNAPVRAVTINNGVRMRAWYDIVDFDLANRADEAGVLESVAQIDALIQREATRGIPASRVILAGFSQGGAVTLAAGLRRRVPLAGLVALSTYLPAARNAGAALVDGAARQPVFMAHGTQDPVVPLGAGEQSAAWLCQAGFDIAWHQYPMPHSVCAEEIAALGDWFDARFAAG